The Rhodocytophaga rosea genome has a segment encoding these proteins:
- a CDS encoding glucoamylase family protein, whose product MHKFILLSLVFVCLFSCKKEEEPVVADKLLQLSSIRVGTYNLDLHDKEKNKQAPVESPVVISFSAPLDTSTVRSSVTLLKGTEAVSMQFFYLDTNKAISAQSLQALDNNTAYRLVIANTIRGKEGEKYPGIEVEFTTQKGALTITSFTIGDQNALGTNRIQNINRNLQIEVGFSHLVDPQTITNDNIKVVSAGGPSAALTFGIGDDGKTLTISSQEPLEHFTKYTLFFLSLLQGTDGEVFTAINRDFYTAVDIAPKFPLLSDDALLTLIQEKTFTYFWDFAHPVSGMARERDNSGDIVTTGGSGFGLMAILVGIERNFISRTEGIEGLTRIVNFLKTADRFHGAWPHWMNGSTGKVVPFSANDDGGDLVETSFLVQGLLTVRQYLNPADAVELQLAQQITTLWEEVEWDWYTRGGKDVLYWHWSPRVEWAMNFELRGYNEALITYVLAASSPTHPITTSVYQNGWAQNSHFSNGKSFYGIRLPLGFDYGGPLFFAHYSFLGLDPRKLQDTYANYWEQNVNHTLINRAHALQNPGNFVGYGPQNWGFTASDNQDGYSAHSPTNDLGVITPTAAISSLPYTPEYSMEAIRFFYYNIGDKTWGPYGFYDAFNVTRGWFGKSYLAIDQGPMIAMIENYRSALLWNTFMSAPEVKAGLTKLNFTY is encoded by the coding sequence ATGCATAAATTTATCCTGCTTTCTCTAGTATTTGTTTGCCTCTTTTCCTGTAAGAAAGAGGAGGAACCAGTTGTAGCTGACAAGCTTCTGCAATTATCCAGCATCCGGGTAGGCACCTACAATCTCGATCTGCATGATAAAGAAAAAAATAAGCAAGCCCCGGTTGAGAGTCCTGTTGTCATTAGTTTTTCAGCACCACTTGATACCAGCACTGTACGGTCATCGGTTACACTTCTGAAAGGAACTGAGGCTGTTTCTATGCAATTTTTTTACCTCGATACTAACAAAGCCATTTCTGCACAGTCTCTTCAGGCACTGGATAATAATACAGCCTATCGTCTTGTTATTGCCAATACCATCCGTGGAAAAGAAGGAGAAAAGTATCCGGGCATAGAGGTAGAATTTACAACTCAAAAAGGAGCATTAACCATAACATCTTTCACTATAGGCGATCAGAATGCCTTGGGAACCAACCGCATTCAAAACATAAACCGCAACCTGCAAATAGAAGTTGGATTTTCTCACCTGGTTGATCCGCAAACCATCACCAATGACAATATTAAAGTAGTAAGTGCCGGAGGTCCAAGTGCTGCCCTTACTTTTGGTATCGGAGATGATGGCAAAACACTCACCATTAGTAGCCAGGAACCACTTGAGCATTTTACTAAGTATACTTTATTTTTCTTATCCCTTCTACAGGGAACAGACGGGGAAGTATTTACGGCTATCAACCGGGATTTTTATACAGCTGTAGATATTGCACCTAAGTTTCCTCTGCTATCCGATGATGCACTTCTTACTTTGATTCAGGAAAAAACCTTTACCTATTTCTGGGATTTTGCACATCCGGTAAGTGGCATGGCCCGCGAAAGAGACAATTCTGGGGATATTGTAACTACTGGCGGCTCAGGCTTTGGATTGATGGCCATTCTGGTAGGTATTGAACGGAACTTTATCAGCCGTACGGAAGGCATTGAAGGGCTAACAAGAATTGTCAACTTCCTCAAAACTGCTGACCGTTTTCATGGTGCCTGGCCACACTGGATGAATGGCAGTACCGGTAAAGTAGTTCCTTTTAGTGCAAATGATGATGGAGGCGATCTGGTAGAAACTTCTTTTCTGGTACAAGGCTTACTCACCGTACGTCAATACCTCAATCCAGCCGATGCTGTAGAATTACAACTTGCCCAACAGATTACTACACTATGGGAAGAAGTAGAATGGGACTGGTATACCAGAGGCGGAAAAGATGTGTTATACTGGCATTGGTCGCCAAGAGTAGAATGGGCCATGAACTTTGAATTGCGTGGCTACAATGAAGCCTTGATCACTTATGTACTGGCTGCCTCCTCTCCTACCCATCCTATTACGACTTCGGTATATCAGAACGGCTGGGCGCAAAATTCGCATTTCTCAAACGGAAAAAGTTTTTACGGCATCCGCCTACCTTTAGGCTTCGATTATGGCGGACCTTTATTTTTTGCGCATTATTCTTTTCTGGGTTTAGATCCCCGGAAACTCCAGGATACCTATGCCAATTACTGGGAACAAAATGTGAATCATACTTTAATCAACCGGGCTCATGCCTTGCAAAATCCTGGTAATTTTGTTGGCTATGGTCCGCAAAACTGGGGCTTTACCGCCAGTGATAACCAGGATGGCTATTCGGCACATTCGCCTACCAATGACCTAGGCGTAATTACACCTACAGCAGCTATTTCATCGCTGCCGTATACACCGGAGTATTCCATGGAAGCCATACGCTTTTTCTATTATAACATTGGAGATAAAACATGGGGGCCTTATGGATTTTATGATGCCTTTAATGTAACCAGGGGCTGGTTTGGAAAATCATATCTGGCCATTGACCAGGGGCCTATGATAGCCATGATTGAGAATTACCGGTCAGCCTTATTGTGGAATACATTTATGTCGGCACCAGAGGTGAAGGCTGGTCTTACTAAACTCAACTTCACTTATTAA
- a CDS encoding RagB/SusD family nutrient uptake outer membrane protein, producing MKKYIHRYTTLFTCSLALLMLVSCEDFLEREPQGLLTQEIFPTTPDDALQATNAIYNILRRENYNMGLFPILDIMSDDAVKGSTPFDAAPTVGPYETFTFTPSQDGLGRWWATLYEGVKRANVVIEKVPAINMDETLKNRYIAEARFLRGIFYFDLVRAWGGVPKVTSTIPPVQLPRVTAGDIYLLIEEDLLFAAANLPEKSEQNTTQYGRATKGAARGYLAKMYLFQNKFDKAEQYALEVINSGQYALEADFDNANSITGEFGVESIFEVGAVGKEGLENGGNQYANVQGVRGTPNRGWGFNRPSLNLQSSFEPNDPRLQSTVIYLGEVLDGITIAGSGDTPDVTYSPGSSTDIIEIECYNQKVWTPGQNVDTQHDHNRRLLRYADVLLMAAEALNENGKTAQALPYLNQVRARAREGNAGILPDIAETNKDLLRDLILKERRVELALENHRFWDLVRTGKAAQVLGPLGFQAGKHELLPIPQTERDLAGEILEQNPNY from the coding sequence ATGAAAAAATACATTCATCGATATACCACTTTATTTACCTGTTCCCTGGCGCTGCTGATGCTGGTTTCCTGCGAAGATTTTCTGGAAAGAGAGCCACAGGGATTATTAACCCAGGAAATTTTCCCCACTACTCCTGACGATGCCCTGCAAGCTACCAATGCCATTTATAACATCCTGCGCAGGGAAAATTACAATATGGGCCTATTTCCTATCCTAGATATTATGTCAGATGATGCTGTTAAAGGCTCCACTCCTTTTGATGCTGCGCCAACAGTAGGCCCTTATGAAACGTTTACATTCACGCCCTCTCAGGATGGGCTTGGCCGCTGGTGGGCTACTTTATATGAAGGTGTCAAACGGGCAAATGTAGTCATTGAAAAAGTACCTGCCATCAATATGGACGAAACTCTGAAGAACCGGTATATCGCTGAGGCCAGGTTTTTAAGGGGCATATTTTATTTTGATTTAGTAAGGGCATGGGGCGGTGTTCCCAAGGTAACGAGCACGATTCCACCGGTTCAGTTGCCGAGGGTTACAGCAGGAGATATTTATCTTTTAATTGAAGAAGATCTGCTATTTGCAGCAGCCAATCTGCCCGAAAAAAGTGAACAGAACACCACGCAATATGGACGGGCGACGAAAGGAGCTGCCAGAGGTTATCTGGCTAAAATGTATTTGTTTCAGAACAAGTTTGATAAAGCCGAACAATATGCTCTGGAAGTGATTAATTCTGGTCAGTATGCCCTGGAAGCGGATTTCGATAATGCTAATTCCATCACTGGTGAATTTGGCGTAGAATCTATTTTTGAGGTAGGCGCTGTTGGTAAAGAAGGATTGGAAAATGGCGGAAATCAGTATGCCAATGTACAAGGGGTGAGGGGAACGCCCAACCGGGGATGGGGTTTTAACCGCCCCTCGTTGAACCTCCAGAGCAGCTTTGAACCCAATGACCCCAGATTACAATCAACTGTAATTTATTTAGGCGAAGTACTCGATGGTATTACTATTGCCGGCAGCGGCGATACACCAGATGTTACCTATTCCCCAGGTTCTTCTACCGACATTATTGAAATCGAATGCTATAACCAGAAAGTATGGACTCCCGGCCAGAATGTAGATACCCAGCACGACCATAACCGGCGGCTGCTCCGTTATGCCGATGTGTTACTGATGGCTGCTGAGGCCCTGAATGAGAATGGAAAAACAGCCCAGGCACTGCCATACCTCAACCAGGTACGTGCCCGTGCCAGAGAAGGCAATGCAGGCATTTTGCCGGATATAGCAGAAACCAACAAAGATCTGCTCAGGGATCTGATTTTAAAAGAACGGAGAGTAGAACTAGCGCTTGAAAATCACCGCTTCTGGGATCTGGTGCGCACCGGCAAAGCAGCCCAGGTATTAGGCCCCTTGGGTTTTCAGGCTGGCAAACATGAATTGCTCCCTATTCCACAAACCGAGCGTGATCTGGCGGGCGAAATTTTAGAGCAAAACCCTAATTATTAA
- a CDS encoding LamG-like jellyroll fold domain-containing protein, producing the protein MKSMFKLFAFAVLMVSMVTINSCKKDEDDPPFAISSLKAGDIDLNGANSATGVLANSPITATFTGNVDPTSTVQLQRDYDDANLNVTVTASGNTLTIDPAEDFGGGTLYILSLNGIKSQKGEVLTVVDRSFTTEGSFVPVGQIAYWNFEDNANDVVGAYDPAAADIVAVTYVAGRKAGAGKAAEFNGDNSIIEVPNGPELMNTNNFTLSFWVKTNSSGHVNETDNPTGHFVMGLGASRGFQFEIDGGYNSCKLAAQYDLGNGATASEDLWFPGDGKDANNGGWQGWDFVKDLTSTGGVPVLLKDKWAHIVCTYDAATKKGSMYINGEKMKGQDFNLWPAGEPKRGVTGLKYAGTAPEVGNKLAFGFIYDRSSTWYSATPWGNYNVPTANHFKGQLDDVRIFHEALTAQEVKLVYDSEK; encoded by the coding sequence ATGAAAAGTATGTTTAAACTATTTGCTTTTGCTGTACTTATGGTAAGTATGGTGACTATAAATTCCTGTAAAAAAGATGAAGATGATCCACCTTTTGCCATATCCTCCTTAAAAGCCGGTGATATAGATTTGAATGGAGCCAATTCGGCTACAGGTGTTCTGGCTAATTCTCCCATTACAGCTACCTTTACCGGCAATGTAGATCCTACCTCCACCGTTCAACTTCAGCGGGATTATGATGATGCCAACCTGAATGTAACTGTTACTGCTTCCGGCAATACCCTCACTATTGATCCGGCTGAAGATTTTGGTGGTGGCACATTATATATACTTTCGCTGAATGGCATAAAATCTCAGAAAGGAGAAGTATTAACCGTCGTGGATAGAAGTTTTACTACCGAAGGTAGTTTTGTACCGGTTGGCCAGATTGCCTACTGGAATTTCGAAGACAATGCCAATGATGTAGTAGGTGCTTACGATCCGGCAGCAGCAGATATAGTAGCAGTAACCTATGTAGCCGGCAGAAAAGCCGGAGCTGGCAAAGCCGCAGAGTTTAACGGAGACAATAGTATTATTGAAGTACCCAATGGTCCTGAACTGATGAATACGAATAACTTTACTTTAAGCTTCTGGGTAAAAACAAACTCTAGTGGTCATGTGAATGAGACTGATAATCCTACCGGACATTTTGTAATGGGTTTGGGTGCTTCCAGAGGTTTTCAATTTGAGATAGATGGTGGGTACAACTCATGTAAACTGGCGGCTCAGTATGATTTAGGCAATGGTGCTACTGCATCAGAAGACTTATGGTTCCCTGGCGACGGAAAAGATGCCAATAATGGTGGCTGGCAAGGATGGGATTTTGTAAAAGACCTCACATCAACTGGTGGTGTACCGGTATTATTGAAAGATAAATGGGCACATATTGTATGCACCTATGATGCAGCTACTAAAAAAGGCTCTATGTACATTAACGGTGAGAAAATGAAAGGCCAGGACTTTAATCTCTGGCCTGCTGGAGAGCCTAAACGTGGTGTTACAGGGTTAAAATATGCAGGAACAGCTCCGGAAGTAGGTAATAAGCTCGCTTTTGGCTTTATTTATGACCGTTCCAGTACATGGTATAGCGCCACTCCCTGGGGCAATTATAATGTTCCGACAGCCAATCATTTTAAAGGGCAACTGGATGATGTACGTATCTTTCATGAAGCTTTAACAGCCCAGGAAGTTAAGCTTGTGTATGATTCTGAAAAATAA
- a CDS encoding winged helix-turn-helix transcriptional regulator — MEKINYKSIERCPVTATMEIIGGKWKLLIMYLISNDINRFGKMSMMLKGISKQMLTSQLRELEADGIIERKIYAEIPPRVEYFLTRKGKSLLPIVNMMKEWGLAYIREEELQLN; from the coding sequence ATGGAAAAAATAAATTATAAAAGCATTGAGCGGTGCCCGGTAACGGCCACTATGGAAATTATAGGCGGCAAGTGGAAGCTACTAATTATGTACCTGATCAGCAATGATATTAACCGCTTTGGAAAAATGTCGATGATGCTTAAGGGAATCAGCAAACAAATGCTTACCTCTCAGCTCAGAGAACTGGAAGCAGATGGTATTATTGAGCGGAAAATTTATGCAGAAATTCCGCCCAGAGTAGAGTATTTTCTGACCCGGAAAGGTAAATCTCTGCTGCCTATAGTCAATATGATGAAAGAATGGGGATTGGCTTATATTAGAGAGGAAGAACTACAATTGAATTAG